The bacterium genome contains a region encoding:
- a CDS encoding M1 family metallopeptidase gives MSRRDPHSFSDLDQGRVTHMDITLDVDFGTSRIHGSAVYTLAAPAGGPLDLDTRDVAIRGVFDVDGGAVPYDTDHSDAIMGTRLRVVVPDGTDSFRVDFTTSPGASALQWLEPALTDGGQHPYLFSQCQAIHARSVIPCQDSPLARFTFSCAMTVPAALTAVMAAAPGEARDGDRPGTRTFTFEMPQSIPSYLFAFAVGNITGKDLGPRSRVYTEPETLERSAWEFAEVDTMITQAEQVFGPYLWDRFDFLVMPGSFPYGGMENPRLTFLTPTLLAGDRSLVNVLAHELAHSWTGNLVTNATIDDFWLNEGFTVWAERRILENMGGEEAKSLAAAIGRNSLDEAMAAFGAGSDFTKLKTDGEGVDPDEFYSQVPYEKGFLFVSLLEQTVGRGKFDAFVKKYIKHFSFTSITTADFEAFLAAELPGVAEQVGAERWIHQPGLPDNAPSFTSARLEKLQGLARSWSDGGRPDAAEAKGWTPEDWQIFLQALPRTLPAADCAWLDGNFDLTAAGNAEILCNWLVIAAGSGYEPAFGRIRTFLGEVGRMKYLKPLYTALHGNGATRALAAEIFAASGGGYHPIARGGIERVLAA, from the coding sequence GTGAGCCGTCGCGATCCCCATTCCTTCTCCGACCTCGACCAGGGTCGGGTCACCCACATGGACATCACCCTGGACGTCGACTTCGGGACCAGCCGGATCCACGGTTCGGCCGTCTACACCCTGGCGGCGCCGGCGGGCGGTCCGCTCGACCTGGACACGCGCGACGTGGCCATCCGGGGCGTCTTCGACGTGGACGGCGGCGCGGTCCCCTACGACACCGATCACAGCGACGCCATCATGGGCACCCGTCTGCGCGTGGTCGTGCCCGACGGCACCGACTCCTTCCGGGTCGACTTCACCACGAGCCCCGGCGCCAGCGCCCTGCAATGGCTCGAGCCCGCCCTGACCGACGGCGGCCAGCACCCGTACCTGTTCAGCCAGTGCCAGGCCATCCATGCCCGCAGCGTCATTCCCTGCCAGGACTCGCCCCTGGCCCGCTTCACCTTCTCCTGCGCCATGACGGTGCCCGCCGCCCTGACCGCGGTCATGGCCGCGGCCCCCGGCGAGGCCCGCGACGGCGACCGCCCGGGCACGCGCACCTTCACCTTCGAGATGCCCCAGAGCATCCCGTCGTACCTCTTCGCCTTCGCCGTGGGGAACATCACCGGCAAGGACCTCGGTCCCCGCTCGCGCGTCTACACCGAGCCCGAGACCCTCGAGCGTTCGGCCTGGGAGTTCGCCGAGGTCGACACCATGATCACCCAGGCGGAGCAGGTCTTCGGGCCGTACCTGTGGGATCGTTTCGACTTCCTGGTCATGCCCGGCTCGTTCCCCTACGGCGGCATGGAGAACCCGCGCCTGACCTTCCTGACGCCGACCCTCCTGGCGGGCGACCGCTCGCTGGTGAACGTCCTGGCCCACGAGCTGGCCCACAGCTGGACGGGCAACCTGGTCACGAACGCGACCATCGACGACTTCTGGCTCAACGAGGGCTTCACCGTGTGGGCCGAGCGCCGCATCCTGGAGAACATGGGGGGCGAGGAGGCCAAGTCCCTGGCCGCCGCCATCGGGCGCAACAGCCTCGACGAGGCCATGGCCGCCTTCGGCGCGGGCTCGGACTTCACGAAGCTGAAGACCGACGGCGAGGGCGTCGATCCGGACGAGTTCTACTCGCAGGTGCCGTACGAGAAGGGCTTCCTGTTCGTCTCGCTGCTCGAACAGACGGTCGGCCGCGGGAAGTTCGACGCCTTCGTGAAGAAGTACATCAAGCACTTCAGCTTCACCTCGATCACGACGGCCGACTTCGAGGCGTTCCTCGCCGCCGAACTGCCCGGCGTGGCCGAGCAGGTGGGTGCCGAGCGCTGGATCCATCAGCCGGGCCTGCCGGACAACGCGCCGTCGTTCACCTCGGCGCGGCTGGAGAAGCTGCAGGGGCTGGCCCGGTCCTGGTCCGACGGCGGCCGTCCGGACGCGGCCGAGGCCAAGGGGTGGACGCCCGAGGACTGGCAGATCTTCCTGCAGGCCCTGCCGCGCACCCTGCCCGCGGCCGACTGCGCCTGGCTCGACGGGAACTTCGACCTGACCGCGGCGGGCAACGCGGAGATCCTCTGCAACTGGCTGGTGATCGCGGCGGGCAGTGGCTACGAACCGGCGTTCGGGCGCATCCGCACCTTCCTCGGCGAGGTGGGGCGCATGAAGTACCTCAAGCCCCTGTACACGGCGCTGCACGGCAACGGTGCGACGCGGGCGCTGGCGGCGGAGATCTTCGCGGCCAGCGGCGGCGGCTATCATCCCATCGCCCGGGGCGGCATCGAACGCGTGCTCGCGGCCTGA
- a CDS encoding DUF3369 domain-containing protein — translation MSDPRAAAAAERDGPLVFAAAPVADPGRVAARTWKILIVDDEEEVHVLTRLVLRDYTFEGRGLEMLSAHSGAAARQVLAAHPDVALVLLDVVMEQEDSGLRLVQHIRGDLGNRNVRIILRTGQPGQAPETEVVARYDINDYKAKTELTSQKLYTTVTSALRSWRDLQTIERSRHGMQRVIEASGGLFEWRSRRRFTKQVLHDLVGLLDPAGTAAPDAAGSPVAALVARNEGDGFVVCQAYGRFAGLEERSLAEVDLAELAAPVMHVLATDRPWVGDEAYARLIRADNGRQALFLVADRRGLGGLEASLVRLFMTNAATAFQNVNLSLDLIESQKEIIQTLGDVVETRSRETAHHVLRVGEMAHLLASLAGCAPDLADVLRVATPMHDVGKVGIPDAILNKPGRLTPDEFAVMRTHTTIGYEILSRSERPLMRAAAEIALTHHEAWDGSGYPAGLAGEEIPLAGRITAVVDVFDAMVNRRVYREAMDLAEVVAHIAAGRGTRFDPRLVDVFLAHRDRFIAVVRENPDHTSPRRRLAVAD, via the coding sequence ATGTCTGATCCGCGCGCCGCCGCGGCGGCCGAACGCGACGGACCGCTGGTCTTCGCCGCGGCCCCCGTCGCCGACCCCGGACGGGTCGCAGCGCGCACCTGGAAGATCCTCATCGTCGACGACGAGGAGGAGGTGCACGTGCTGACGCGACTCGTGCTGCGGGACTACACCTTCGAGGGCCGCGGGCTCGAGATGCTGAGCGCCCACTCCGGCGCCGCCGCCCGGCAAGTCCTGGCCGCGCATCCGGACGTCGCCCTGGTCCTGCTCGATGTGGTGATGGAGCAGGAGGACAGCGGTCTCCGTCTCGTCCAGCACATCCGGGGCGACCTGGGCAACCGCAACGTGCGGATCATCCTGCGCACGGGGCAGCCCGGCCAGGCCCCCGAGACCGAGGTGGTGGCGCGCTACGACATCAACGACTACAAGGCGAAGACCGAACTCACCTCGCAGAAGCTGTACACGACCGTCACGAGCGCCCTGCGTTCCTGGCGGGATCTCCAGACCATCGAGCGCAGCCGCCACGGCATGCAGCGGGTCATCGAGGCCAGCGGCGGACTCTTCGAGTGGCGATCGCGACGGCGGTTCACGAAGCAGGTCCTGCACGATCTCGTCGGGTTGCTGGACCCCGCCGGCACCGCGGCGCCCGACGCCGCCGGCTCCCCGGTGGCGGCCCTGGTCGCGCGCAACGAGGGCGACGGCTTCGTCGTCTGCCAGGCCTACGGACGTTTCGCCGGCCTGGAGGAGCGGTCCCTGGCCGAGGTCGATCTGGCCGAGCTCGCGGCGCCGGTCATGCACGTCCTGGCCACCGACCGTCCGTGGGTGGGCGACGAAGCCTATGCCCGCCTGATCCGGGCCGACAACGGCCGGCAGGCCCTGTTCCTGGTCGCCGACCGGCGCGGGCTGGGGGGGCTCGAGGCGAGCCTCGTCCGGCTCTTCATGACCAACGCGGCGACGGCGTTCCAGAACGTGAACCTGAGCCTCGACCTGATCGAGTCCCAGAAGGAGATCATCCAGACCCTGGGCGACGTGGTGGAGACCCGCTCGCGCGAGACGGCCCACCACGTGCTGCGCGTGGGGGAGATGGCGCACCTGCTGGCCTCCCTGGCCGGGTGCGCGCCCGATCTCGCCGATGTCCTGCGGGTGGCCACGCCCATGCACGACGTGGGCAAGGTGGGGATCCCCGACGCGATCCTGAACAAGCCGGGACGCCTGACGCCCGACGAGTTCGCGGTCATGCGGACCCACACCACGATCGGGTACGAGATCCTCTCCCGCAGCGAGCGGCCCCTCATGCGGGCGGCCGCGGAGATCGCCCTGACCCACCACGAGGCGTGGGACGGCAGCGGCTATCCGGCCGGGCTCGCGGGGGAGGAGATCCCCCTGGCCGGCCGCATCACCGCCGTGGTCGACGTCTTCGACGCCATGGTCAACCGCAGGGTCTACCGCGAGGCGATGGATCTGGCCGAGGTCGTGGCCCACATCGCGGCCGGGCGGGGCACCCGCTTCGACCCCCGCCTGGTCGACGTCTTCCTGGCCCATCGTGACCGCTTCATCGCCGTGGTCCGGGAGAATCCGGACCACACGTCGCCCCGGCGGCGCCTGGCGGTCGCCGACTAG